A window from Triticum aestivum cultivar Chinese Spring chromosome 6D, IWGSC CS RefSeq v2.1, whole genome shotgun sequence encodes these proteins:
- the LOC123141812 gene encoding putative NAC domain-containing protein 94, with protein sequence MEEIRSDDMEKQDEVMLPGFRFHPTDEELVRFYLKRKIQQKSLPIELIRQLDIYKFDPWDLPKLASTGEKEWYFYCPRDRKYRNSTRPNRVTGAGFWKATGTDRPIYSSDGSKCIGLKKSLVFYKGRAAKGVKTDWMMHEFRLPSLTDPSLPQKKPLEKTIPPNDSWAICRIFKKTNATAQRALSHSWVSPPLPSINGAYIPPHLQTTHRSRHASENTSSAMTNIISSNIQFSSSGYFPSIVSSCQSTLNIIDSISRPATSIVLPPSDAEHQAMSILSAIPLDLPAGMDIASMVMNASPITLSNMDRSAPMNIEFAQPQQCNNNSNMISRCMVDLPDIGNNINGTQRSINFPFNNLQVPLSDDWRAAVPWDSLPCTTEASTNYQPTKCYT encoded by the exons ATGGAGGAGATCAGGAGTGATGACATGGAGAAGCAAGACGAAGTTATGTTACCTGGCTTCAGGTTTCATCCAACTGATGAAGAGCTCGTCAGGTTCTACCTCAAGAGAAAAATCCAGCAGAAGTCCCTTCCGATTGAGCTTATCAGGCAGCTAGACATCTACAAGTTTGATCCATGGGATCTCCCAA AACTAGCAAGCACTGGAGAGAAGGAGTGGTATTTCTACTGCCCAAGGGATAGGAAGTACCGGAACAGCACAAGGCCTAACAGGGTGACCGGAGCAGGCTTCTGGAAGGCCACCGGAACCGACAGACCAATCTACTCCTCCGATGGAAGCAAGTGTATAGGCTTGAAGAAGTCTCTCGTCTTTTACAAGGGTAGAGCGGCCAAAGGTGTCAAAACTGACTGGATGATGCATGAGTTTCGGCTCCCATCACTCACCGATCCTTCCTTGCCGCAGAAGAAGCCACTGGAGAAGACCATTCCACCAAAT GATTCCTGGGCAATCTGCAGGATTTTCAAGAAAACCAATGCCACAGCGCAGAGAGCGCTCTCACACTCATGGGTCTCTCCTCCCTTACCCAGCATAAATGGAGCCTACATTCCTCCCCACTTACAGACCACACACAGAAGTCGACACGCCTCAGAGAACACATCATCGGCAATGACCAACATCATCTCCTCCAACATCCAGTTCAGCAGCAGTGGCTATTTTCCTTCAATAGTTTCCTCCTGTCAGAGTACTCTCAACATCATTGACAGCATCAGCAGGCCAGCTACATCCATAGTTCTCCCCCCGTCAGATGCAGAGCATCAGGCCATGAGTATCCTCTCAGCAATCCCGCTCGATCTTCCGGCTGGGATGGACATTGCATCGATGGTTATGAACGCATCACCCATCACACTCTCCAACATGGACAGATCAGCCCCCATGAACATTGAGTTTGCGCAACCGCAACAatgcaacaacaacagcaacatgaTCAGCAGATGCATGGTCGACTTGCCTGATATCGGCAACAACATCAACGGAACTCAACGGTCCATCAATTTCCCATTCAACAACCTGCAAGTGCCGCTTTCTGATGACTGGAGAGCGGCCGTGCCTTGGGACTCGCTCCCTTGCACCACCGAGGCCTCGACGAATTACCAGCCGACCAAATGCTACACTTAG